A genomic segment from Nicotiana tabacum cultivar K326 chromosome 7, ASM71507v2, whole genome shotgun sequence encodes:
- the LOC142161642 gene encoding putative pentatricopeptide repeat-containing protein At5g37570 isoform X1 has translation MSLISKCLTTSAEPSFLLSIPLLNLLRACRTVKNLQQVHTHIIQKGYEQDHFIINQFISLCNTFSSDVSYATSVFERVIQPNVYVWNTLIKGYSKHSSFADCFLILKQMKRSMNVIPDKYTFPSLVKSCSSALALRDGQAVHGLIVRYGTDSDVFVGSSLIDLYGKCNQIEYARRIFDEMPLRNEVTWTAMVVGYIYFGDLSQASKLFDEMPHKNIASWNAMISAFVKFGDLLSARKLFDSMTGKDVVSFTTMIDGYAKAGDMASARFLFDQPFDRDIISWSALISGYAQNGQPNEALKIFHEMLSMNVRPDEFIMVSLMCACSQLGRLDLANWVEHYMSQNSFDLNQVHIAAALVDMNAKCGNMERATMLFEGMPKRDLVSYCSMIQGLSIHGCGSQAVVFFDRMLNEGLVPDDVSLKVILTACSRAELVKEGCRIFNLMINKYPAKPSPDHYACVVDLLGRSGKLKDAYELIRSMPTEPHAGAWGALLGACKLHCDIEVGEEVSHRLFELEPQNTGNYVLLSDIYAAANRWLDVALLRQKMSEKGLKKIPGCSWV, from the exons ATGTCTTTGATTAGCAAATGCTTAACAACTTCTGCTGAACCATCATTTTTACTGTCCATACCGCTTCTGAATCTGTTGAGAGCGTGCAGAACTGTCAAAAACCTTCAGCAAGTCCACACCCACATAATCCAAAAAGGCTACGAGCAAGACCATTTTATCATCAACCAGTTTATATCGCTCTGTAACACCTTTTCCTCCGATGTCTCTTATGCGACAAGTGTATTTGAGCGTGTCATTCAGCCCAATGTTTATGTCTGGAATACATTGATTAAAGGGTATAGCAAACATTCATCCTTTGCTGATTGCTTCCTTATCTtgaaacaaatgaaaagaagTATGAATGTGATACCTGATAAGTATACTTTTCCTTCGCTGGTCAAATCTTGTTCTAGTGCCTTGGCTTTGAGGGATGGTCAGGCCGTTCATGGGTTGATAGTTAGATACGGAACTGATAGCGATGTATTTGTAGGATCCAGCTTGATTGATCTTTATGGGAAGTGCAATCAGATTGAGTATGCACGTAgaatctttgatgaaatgcctcTAAGGAATGAGGTTACATGGACTGCTATGGTTGTTGGCTATATATATTTTGGTGATTTATCGCAAGCAAGTAAATTATTTGATGAAATGCCCCATAAAAATATAGCCTCGTGGAATGCAATGATTAGTGCATTCGTGAAGTTTGGTGATTTGCTTAGTGCCAGGAAATTGTTTGATAGTATGACTGGCAAAGATGTGGTATCTTTTACTACTATGATTGATGGTTATGCTAAGGCTGGTGACATGGCATCAGCGAGGTTCTTGTTCGATCAGCCTTTTGACAGAGACATAATATCCTGGTCTGCTTTGATATCTGGGTACGCTCAGAACGGGCAGCCCAATGAAGCTCTCAAAATTTTCCATGAAATGTTGTCAATGAATGTTAGGCCAGATGAGTTTATAATGGTAAGTTTGATGTGTGCGTGTTCCCAATTAGGTCGCCTGGACTTGGCAAATTGGGTAGAACATTATATGAGCCAGAATTCATTTGATCTTAATCAAGTGCATATAGCTGCAGCCCTTGTGGATATGAATGCTAAATGTGGGAATATGGAAAGGGCGACAATGCTGTTTGAGGGGATGCCTAAGCGTGATCTAGTATCATACTGTTCAATGATACAAGGCCTGTCTATTCATGGTTGCGGTTCTCAGGCTGTAGTTTTCTTTGATAGGATGCTGAACGAGGGGCTTGTGCCTGATGATGTTTCCCTTAAGGTAATTCTGACTGCTTGTAGTCGTGCAGAACTTGTTAAGGAGGGTTGCCGCATCTTTAATCTAATGATAAACAAATATCCTGCTAAGCCTTCTCCGGATCATTATGCATGTGTAGTAGACCTTCTTGGAAGATCAGGAAAACTTAAAGATGCGTATGAACTTATAAGGTCAATGCCCACTGAACCTCATGCTGGTGCCTGGGGCGCACTTCTAGGGGCTTGTAAGCTACACTGTGACATTGAGGTAGGGGAGGAGGTATCCCATAGACTTTTTGAACTTGAGCCTCAAAATACTGGTAATTACGTGCTTTTGTCAGACATCTATGCTGCGGCAAATCGGTGGTTAGATGTTGCGTTGTTGCGTCAGAAAATGAGTGAGAAGGGTCTTAAGAAGATACCTGGTTGCAGTTGG GTATAA
- the LOC107766390 gene encoding glycosyltransferase BC10 isoform X2 gives MIQAERILIQHALMDPLNERFVFLSDSCIPLYNFSYTYDYIMSTPNSFVDSFADTKEGRYNPKMDPLIPVQSWRKGSQWAVLNRKHADIAVKDERLFPMFQLHCKKKPLPEFWRDQYVERERKGWHPVTYKLADATPLLIQSIKLFRN, from the exons ATGATCCAGGCAGAGCGCATTTTAATTCAGCATGCATTGATGGATCCTCTCAATGAACGATTTGTTTTTCTTTCAGACAG TTGCATACCTTTGTACAACTTCAGCTATACATACGACTACATAATGTCTACGCCAAATAGCTTTGTTGACAG CTTTGCTGATACAAAAGAAGGCCGCTACAACCCCAAAATGGATCCACTTATTCCTGTTCAAAGCTGGAGGAAAGGTTCTCAG TGGGCTGTTTTAAACAGAAAGCATGCAGATATTGCTGTGAAGGATGAAAGATTATTTCCTATGTTTCAGTTGCATTGCAAG AAAAAGCCGCTACCTGAGTTTTGGCGGGATCAGTATGTT GAGCGTGAACGGAAAGGATGGCATCCTGTTACCTATAAATTAGCCGATGCTACTCCCTTGCTAATCCAATCTATCAAG CTATTTAGAAATTAG
- the LOC107766390 gene encoding glycosyltransferase BC10 isoform X1, with translation MYMQIDFKSSRLRRKFSCYLNFVYCAEHQTIHFTIGFRQGLKREIPIESQHAEELLVLLFNFVQSMIQCPVTETLVEQFLVWLISDWGEASMIQAERILIQHALMDPLNERFVFLSDSCIPLYNFSYTYDYIMSTPNSFVDSFADTKEGRYNPKMDPLIPVQSWRKGSQWAVLNRKHADIAVKDERLFPMFQLHCKKKPLPEFWRDQYVERERKGWHPVTYKLADATPLLIQSIKLFRN, from the exons ATGTATATGCAGATTGATTTTAAATCGAGTAGATTGAGAAGAAAATTTTCGTGCTACTTGAATTTTGTCTACTGTGCTGAGCATCAGACCATCCACTTCACTATTGGTTTCAGACAGGGTTTAAAGAGGGAAATCCCCATTGAAAGCCAACATGCTGAAGAATTGTTGGTCCTGTTATTCAATTTCGTGCAATCAATGATTCAATGTCCAGTTACTGAAACACTAGTGGAACAGTTTTTGGTTTGGCTTATATCAG ATTGGGGAGAAGCAAGCATGATCCAGGCAGAGCGCATTTTAATTCAGCATGCATTGATGGATCCTCTCAATGAACGATTTGTTTTTCTTTCAGACAG TTGCATACCTTTGTACAACTTCAGCTATACATACGACTACATAATGTCTACGCCAAATAGCTTTGTTGACAG CTTTGCTGATACAAAAGAAGGCCGCTACAACCCCAAAATGGATCCACTTATTCCTGTTCAAAGCTGGAGGAAAGGTTCTCAG TGGGCTGTTTTAAACAGAAAGCATGCAGATATTGCTGTGAAGGATGAAAGATTATTTCCTATGTTTCAGTTGCATTGCAAG AAAAAGCCGCTACCTGAGTTTTGGCGGGATCAGTATGTT GAGCGTGAACGGAAAGGATGGCATCCTGTTACCTATAAATTAGCCGATGCTACTCCCTTGCTAATCCAATCTATCAAG CTATTTAGAAATTAG
- the LOC142161642 gene encoding putative pentatricopeptide repeat-containing protein At5g37570 isoform X2 produces MSLISKCLTTSAEPSFLLSIPLLNLLRACRTVKNLQQVHTHIIQKGYEQDHFIINQFISLCNTFSSDVSYATSVFERVIQPNVYVWNTLIKGYSKHSSFADCFLILKQMKRSMNVIPDKYTFPSLVKSCSSALALRDGQAVHGLIVRYGTDSDVFVGSSLIDLYGKCNQIEYARRIFDEMPLRNEVTWTAMVVGYIYFGDLSQASKLFDEMPHKNIASWNAMISAFVKFGDLLSARKLFDSMTGKDVVSFTTMIDGYAKAGDMASARFLFDQPFDRDIISWSALISGYAQNGQPNEALKIFHEMLSMNVRPDEFIMVSLMCACSQLGRLDLANWVEHYMSQNSFDLNQVHIAAALVDMNAKCGNMERATMLFEGMPKRDLVSYCSMIQGLSIHGCGSQAVVFFDRMLNEGLVPDDVSLKVILTACSRAELVKEGCRIFNLMINKYPAKPSPDHYACVVDLLGRSGKLKDAYELIRSMPTEPHAGAWGALLGACKLHCDIEVGEEVSHRLFELEPQNTGNYVLLSDIYAAANRWLDVALLRQKMSEKGLKKIPGCSWV; encoded by the coding sequence ATGTCTTTGATTAGCAAATGCTTAACAACTTCTGCTGAACCATCATTTTTACTGTCCATACCGCTTCTGAATCTGTTGAGAGCGTGCAGAACTGTCAAAAACCTTCAGCAAGTCCACACCCACATAATCCAAAAAGGCTACGAGCAAGACCATTTTATCATCAACCAGTTTATATCGCTCTGTAACACCTTTTCCTCCGATGTCTCTTATGCGACAAGTGTATTTGAGCGTGTCATTCAGCCCAATGTTTATGTCTGGAATACATTGATTAAAGGGTATAGCAAACATTCATCCTTTGCTGATTGCTTCCTTATCTtgaaacaaatgaaaagaagTATGAATGTGATACCTGATAAGTATACTTTTCCTTCGCTGGTCAAATCTTGTTCTAGTGCCTTGGCTTTGAGGGATGGTCAGGCCGTTCATGGGTTGATAGTTAGATACGGAACTGATAGCGATGTATTTGTAGGATCCAGCTTGATTGATCTTTATGGGAAGTGCAATCAGATTGAGTATGCACGTAgaatctttgatgaaatgcctcTAAGGAATGAGGTTACATGGACTGCTATGGTTGTTGGCTATATATATTTTGGTGATTTATCGCAAGCAAGTAAATTATTTGATGAAATGCCCCATAAAAATATAGCCTCGTGGAATGCAATGATTAGTGCATTCGTGAAGTTTGGTGATTTGCTTAGTGCCAGGAAATTGTTTGATAGTATGACTGGCAAAGATGTGGTATCTTTTACTACTATGATTGATGGTTATGCTAAGGCTGGTGACATGGCATCAGCGAGGTTCTTGTTCGATCAGCCTTTTGACAGAGACATAATATCCTGGTCTGCTTTGATATCTGGGTACGCTCAGAACGGGCAGCCCAATGAAGCTCTCAAAATTTTCCATGAAATGTTGTCAATGAATGTTAGGCCAGATGAGTTTATAATGGTAAGTTTGATGTGTGCGTGTTCCCAATTAGGTCGCCTGGACTTGGCAAATTGGGTAGAACATTATATGAGCCAGAATTCATTTGATCTTAATCAAGTGCATATAGCTGCAGCCCTTGTGGATATGAATGCTAAATGTGGGAATATGGAAAGGGCGACAATGCTGTTTGAGGGGATGCCTAAGCGTGATCTAGTATCATACTGTTCAATGATACAAGGCCTGTCTATTCATGGTTGCGGTTCTCAGGCTGTAGTTTTCTTTGATAGGATGCTGAACGAGGGGCTTGTGCCTGATGATGTTTCCCTTAAGGTAATTCTGACTGCTTGTAGTCGTGCAGAACTTGTTAAGGAGGGTTGCCGCATCTTTAATCTAATGATAAACAAATATCCTGCTAAGCCTTCTCCGGATCATTATGCATGTGTAGTAGACCTTCTTGGAAGATCAGGAAAACTTAAAGATGCGTATGAACTTATAAGGTCAATGCCCACTGAACCTCATGCTGGTGCCTGGGGCGCACTTCTAGGGGCTTGTAAGCTACACTGTGACATTGAGGTAGGGGAGGAGGTATCCCATAGACTTTTTGAACTTGAGCCTCAAAATACTGGTAATTACGTGCTTTTGTCAGACATCTATGCTGCGGCAAATCGGTGGTTAGATGTTGCGTTGTTGCGTCAGAAAATGAGTGAGAAGGGTCTTAAGAAGATACCTGGTTGCAGTTGGGTATGA